Proteins from a genomic interval of Anolis sagrei isolate rAnoSag1 chromosome 1, rAnoSag1.mat, whole genome shotgun sequence:
- the ZBTB1 gene encoding zinc finger and BTB domain-containing protein 1: MARTSHSNYVLQQLNNQREWGFLCDCCIAIDDIYFQAHKAVLAACSSYFRMFFMSQQHSTAQLNLSNMKITAECFDLILQFMYLGKIMTAPANFDQFKVAMNSLQLYNVPECLEDIQDANSSGLQCSSSASSTQNSKMIFGVRMYEDTLARSGSEANRWGVEPPSSTVSTSQSREVDEEPLQLSSFSEQPLENCKRSTVPKHSSAKDRVSNSRRFGRSFTCDGCGFSFSCERLLDEHITSCTNRHSYQNVKYYGAETKDNSEGDSALTMSSSQLEKYKADGDHATDRSSSPASNVTSGKGSSLTLEQLGEERSRASERKRIIVKMEPDDHPVDGLKEFNIIKVTDGNDSTDNDDLDDDEPVYRYYIEEEVNESRRVRKALLKPHMPIDGGTRKYFRSARILNNKVNVVKEVTEHASCELCGLTITEEDLSSHYLSKHIENICACGKCGQILVKGRQLQDHAQSCGEPQDLTTNGVRNAEEKIDPEESPEEQAENQEMMYVEMLDEFGDSHFQMNSLPKKQLYRDSACPFRCPNCGLRFETENLVVEHMSSCLDQDLFKNAILEENERDHRRKHFCSLCGKGFYQRCHLREHYTVHTKEKQFVCQTCGKQFLRERQLRLHNDMHKGMARYVCSICDQGNFRKHDHVRHMISHLSAGETICQVCFQIFPNNEELEQHMDVHLYTCGVCGAKFNLRKDMRSHYNAKHLKRT; this comes from the coding sequence ATGGCAAGGACAAGCCATAGCAACTATGTTCTTCAGCAGCTCAACAACCAAAGAGAGTGGGGATTCCTCTGCGACTGCTGCATTGCGATCGACGATATCTACTTCCAGGCTCACAAAGCAGTCCTGGCCGCCTGCAGTTCTTACTTTAGGATGTTTTTCATGAGCCAGCAGCACAGCACGGCACAGCTCAATCTCAGCAACATGAAGATTACAGCCGAATGCTTTGATCTCATTTTACAGTTTATGTACTTAGGGAAAATCATGACAGCCCCAGCCAACTTTGATCAGTTTAAAGTGGCCATGAATTCCCTTCAGCTCTATAACGTGCCAGAATGTTTAGAAGATATACAAGATGCAAACTCCTCTGGGTTGCAGTGTTCCTCTTCCGCTTCTAGCACCCAAAATAGCAAAATGATTTTTGGCGTCCGGATGTATGAAGACACGTTGGCTAGAAGTGGGAGTGAAGCAAACAGGTGGGGTGTCGAGCCTCCAAGTTCAACTGTGAGCACCTCCCAGAGCAGGGAGGTGGATGAGGAACCCTTGCAGCTGAGCAGTTTCTCTGAGCAGCccttggaaaactgcaaaagGAGTACTGTGCCCAAGCACTCAAGCGCCAAAGACCGAGTGTCCAATTCACGGCGCTTTGGAAGAAGTTTTACATGCGATGGCTGTGGCTTCAGCTTCAGCTGCGAGCGGTTGTTAGATGAGCACATCACGTCATGCACTAACAGGCATTCATATCAGAATGTCAAGTATTATGGGGCTGAAACAAAAGACAACAGTGAGGGGGACTCTGCTCTTACGATGTCATCTTCCCAATTGGAAAAATACAAAGCAGATGGAGACCATGCTACGGACAGGTCTTCATCCCCAGCATCAAATGTAACAAGTGGGAAAGGCAGCAGCCTTACTTTGGAGCAGTTAGGCGAAGAACGAAGCCGAGCCAGTGAGAGGAAAAGGATTATTGTCAAGATGGAGCCGGATGACCACCCAGTGGATGGCCTGAAAGAGTTCAACATTATCAAGGTGACAGATGGCAATGATTCCACTGACAATGACGACCTAGATGATGACGAGCCAGTCTATAGATATTACATTGAGGAAGAGGTGAATGAAAGCAGACGTGTTAGGAAAGCTCTCTTAAAACCTCACATGCCTATTGATGGAGGGACTAGGAAATATTTCAGAAGTGCCAGGATCCTTAACAATAAAGTGAATGTAGTCAAGGAAGTGACAGAACATGCATCCTGTGAACTGTGTGGGTTGACAATCACGGAAGAAGACCTGTCTTCTCATTACTTATCCAAACACATAGAAAATATATGTGCCTGTGGGAAATGTGGCCAGATATTAGTCAAAGGACGACAGCTGCAGGATCATGCCCAAAGTTGTGGAGAGCCCCAAGACTTGACCACGAATGGCGTAAGAAATGCAGAGGAGAAAATTGACCCAGAAGAGAGCCCCGAGGAACAAGCTGAAAACCAAGAGATGATGTATGTTGAGATGCTGGATGAGTTTGGGGACAGCCATTTCCAGATGAACAGTCTCCCAAAGAAACAACTGTACAGGGATTCAGCATGCCCTTTCCGATGCCCTAACTGTGGCCTCCGTTTTGAAACAGAAAACTTGGTGGTTGAACACATGTCCAGTTGCTTGGACCAAGATCTGTTCAAGAACGCCATTTTGGAAGAGAATGAAAGGGACCATCGGCGCAAACATTTCTGCAGTCTCTGCGGGAAAGGCTTTTATCAGCGTTGTCATTTGCGGGAACATTATACTGTGCacacaaaggaaaaacagtttgttTGTCAGACTTGTGGTAAGCAGTTCCTAAGAGAACGCCAACTGCGCCTTCACAATGATATGCACAAAGGCATGGCCAGGTATGTCTGCTCCATTTGCGACCAAGGAAACTTCCGAAAGCACGACCACGTCCGGCACATGATATCCCATCTATCTGCTGGAGAGACAATATGCCAAGTCTGCTTTCAGATTTTCCCAAATAATGAAGAACTGGAGCAGCACATGGATGTTCACTTGTACACATGTGGTGTTTGTGGTGCCAAATTTAACTTGAGGAAAGATATGAGATCGCACTATAACGCCAAACATTTGAAAAGAACATGA
- the ZBTB25 gene encoding zinc finger and BTB domain-containing protein 25 has protein sequence MDTASHSLILLQQLNMQREFGFLCDCTVAIGDVYFKAHRAVLAAFSNYFKMIFIHQTSECIKIQPTDIQPDIFSYLLHIMYTGKGPKQMVNQTRLEEGIRFLHADYLSRMAIEMNQMLSPETLSSSNLYGIQISTTHKTVKENPQAKESLTSLGSRTASQGDHPQLQLSLAIGLDDGSLEQQISHPSVQTTAKPTEEPANPPVTIKQEKVDPEPIVSQSHASSSPEVRSPAFSKANLKVHLCQYCGEHFESRSNLREHLFTHVSGSLPFGVPASILESNDLGQLQPLNENHDTVDSHRLGSFLRRESEHQLEHPTRGNLEPLPIGQLSLVSKDSEPMELNCNFSFSRKRKITCTVCGHKFLRKSQLVEHMYLHKGKHFKLGRCQRLAPKFQPYSDNWTQSIPKSASHSQAHADSQNALDPDLAQENIATILVE, from the exons ATGGATACAGCCAGCCACAGCCTGATCCTTCTCCAGCAGCTCAACATGCAACGGGAGTTTGGCTTCCTCTGCGACTGCACGGTTGCAATTGGAGATGTGTACTTCAAAGCCCACCGTGCTGTCTTGGCAGCCTTTTCAAACTATTTTAAGATGATATTTATTCATCAGACAAG TGAATGCATAAAGATCCAGCCAACTGACATCCAGCCCGATATATTCAGCTACTTGCTCCACATCATGTACACCGGAAAGGGACCGAAACAGATGGTCAATCAAACCCGGCTGGAGGAAGGCATCCGTTTCCTGCACGCTGACTACCTTTCCCGCATGGCGATAGAAATGAACCAGATGCTCTCTCCGGAGACTCTTTCCTCCTCAAACCTGTATGGGATCCAAATCTCCACCACGCACAAGACCGTCAAGGAAAACCCCCAGGCGAAGGAAAGTTTGACCAGCCTCGGGAGTCGAACTGCTAGTCAGGGAGACCACCCCCAGCTTCAGCTGTCTCTGGCCATTGGGCTCGACGACGGCTCTTTGGAGCAGCAGATTTCTCATCCTTCGGTCCAAACGACTGCAAAACCAACAGAGGAGCCTGCAAACCCACCTGTAACTATAAAACAGGAGAAAGTCGACCCAGAGCCAATTGTATCTCAGAGTCACGCTTCTTCCTCCCCAGAGGTCAGGAGCCCAGCTTTTTCTAAAGCCAACCTCAAAGTTCATTTATGTCAGTATTGCGGGGAGCATTTTGAATCTCGAAGCAACTTGCGTGAGCATTTGTTTACTCATGTGTCCGGATCTTTGCCATTTGGGGTCCCGGCCTCAATCCTGGAAAGCAACGACCTCGGCCAACTCCAGCCCCTTAACGAAAACCACGACACTGTTGACAGTCACCGGCTCGGCTCTTTCCTTCGGAGAGAGAGCGAGCACCAATTGGAACACCCGACCCGTGGCAACCTTGAACCACTGCCCATTGGCCAGCTTTCCTTGGTATCCAAAGACTCGGAGCCCATGGAATTGAACTGCAACTTTTCCTTTTCGCGGAAAAGGAAGATCACCTGCACGGTCTGTGGCCACAAGTTTCTTCGGAAGAGCCAGTTAGTGGAGCACATGTACCTGCACAAAGGGAAACACTTCAAATTGGGGAGATGCCAGAGGCTGGCCCCAAAGTTTCAGCCATATAGCGACAATTGGACGCAAAGTATCCCCAAAAGTGCCTCCCACTCGCAAGCTCATGCCGACTCCCAAAATGCATTGGATCCTGACCTCGCTCAAGAGAACATTGCCACCATCCTTGTCGAATAG